Within the Amycolatopsis sp. 195334CR genome, the region GCGTCTTCTCGAAGCGGGCGCGGCCGTGGGCGTGGAACTCGGCCAGCCCGGCCAGGCCGTGGAACTCCCCGAGCGGGAACACCGCGCGCACGTCCTCGGTGAACACCCGGGCGCACCACTGGTCGTCGTCGTGGGCGTCCAGCGACACCAGGTAGCGATCGGCCAGCTCGCGCAACTCCAGCCGGTCGGCCAGTTCCTGCTCGCGGGTACGCGTGCCACCGGGTACGGGCAGCGTCATTTCAGCCTCCAACAAAAGGTGAGCGGATTTCGGCAAGGCTGACACGGCCGCGGCCGGGCGGTCAACGCACTTGCAGAATCCTTGCAACATCCTTGTGTCAGATCTTTGCAAAACGTCTGGTCGGCGGCCCTGACTGCCCGGCGGACATTAAGCGCAGTTCTGCTATTGTCCACGATGTCATCGCAACGGCGATCCGCTGGGGGATTCTGTGGCGCGAATTCTGTACACCGACGACGATCCGGACCGCACGTCCGCGGTCGTCACGAGCCTGCGGCAGCGCGGGTTCGAAGTATCCAAAGTAGACGACGAGTCGGCGGTGGTGGCCTGGGCGCCGTTCGCCGACGTCGTGGTGCTCGACCTCGACCTGCCCGCGCTGAACGGCTACGAAGCGTGCCGCCGGATCCGGGCGGCCTGCGCGGTGCCGGTCATCGGCACCGCCGAGCACGATTCCGATCTCGACCGCGTGCTCGGCCTGTGCAGCGGCCTGAGCGCCTTCCTGCCCAAGCCGTTCGACGCCAGGCAGCTGCTGCAGCGCGTGCACGCGGCCTCCGGCCGCGGCGGGCCGCGGCCGGACGAGATCGTCCACGGGCCGCTGCGGGTCACCCCGCAGCGCCGGGAGGTGCGGGTGGGCGAGCGGCCGGTCGAGCTGACGAGGAAGGAGTTCGACCTGCTGCACCTGCTCGCCGCGGAACCGGGCCGGGTGTTCACCCGGCGCGAGATCATGTACGTGGTGTGGAACGACGAATGGGCCCAGTCGAGCCGCACCATCGACACCCATGTGAGCAGCCTGCGCGGCAAGCTCGGGCTGACCTCGGTGATCCACACCGTGCGCGGGGTGGGCTTCCGGATGGGGTTCGCCGAGCAGCTGCGACCCTTCTCCGCGTCCGCCTGAGGCGGTGGCCCCGGCGGCACCGAGCCGGGGCCACCGGCACCGTTGTGGTCAGCAAAGCCTGGCTCCTCGGGTCCGCGGCACGAGCGTGGGCGAGCCTGGCAAGCGGCGGTGTCATTTCCCTGTCACCCGCTCACCCCGGCGACCCCTGGTCGCCCCGGTCACCCCGGCCACCCCCGGTCGCCCCGGTCACCCCACTGTCTCCGGCGCGCCCGCCGCGCTGATGTCCATCGCCTTCATCCGCTGCGCCTTCCCCGCCGTGGTGTCCAGCAACCAGCGGAAGAAACCGCCCGACCGGGGAGATTTCAGCCCGCAGAGCACGGTCGAGCGGGCCACCCGCTCCAGCCGGCTCGCGGGGGTGAAGAACTGCCGCTGCCGGACCGCTTCCCGTTGGTGGTAGGCGACGAAGGGGCGCAACCGCCGTTCCCACCGGTCCAGCGCGTCCGCCACCGGGTACCGCGCCAGCAGGGTGCCCAGCAGCTGCGCGGCCGCCATGCCGGTCGAGGCCCCCATGCCCGAGTAGAGCGTCATGCACCAGGCGGAGTCGCCCAGCAGCACCACCCGGCCGCGGTGCCAGCGGTCCAGCCGGATCTGCTCGGCCGAGTCGAACAGCGGCCGCTCGGCGCGCTCGTACTCGGCGAACACCGCCTCCAGCAGGGCACCGGGCGGCTCCGGGCCGAACGCGGCCCGCAGCCGGTCGATCGGCGGTGCGGTGAACTCGGCGGCCACATCGGTGGTGCGGTAGGAGAACAGCGCCGCCGGCGTGGTCCCGGTGAAGGGGAACAACCACATCGAGCGGCCGACCTCCGCGAGCACCGCCCCGTCGCCCGGCCGGAAGCCGGGTACCGGCCGGGCCAGCTTCACCGCGCCCACCATGTAGTTCAGCCGTCGCACGTGGACACCCGCCGGGCCGAAGGCCAGCGCGCGCACCGCCGAGCGCACCCCGTCGGCGCCGACGACCAGGTCGAAGCGCTCGGTGCCGGAGCGGCCGGTCGCGGTGTCGCGCAGGGTCACCTCGACCCCGTCCGGGTCCTGCTCGATGGCCGTGGGCACGGTGGCGAACCGGATCGCCACCCCCGGCGGCAGCGCCCGGTACGCCGCGGCCTCGACGTCCCCGCGCAGCAGCACCCGCGGCGTGCCGGGCAGTTCGTGGAAGCCCACGCACCGGCGGCCGCGGCCGGACCGGTCCACCTCGTGGATGCTGCCGTCCCGGCTGGCCCGGTCGGCCAGGTCGCCGAGGAAGCCGAGCCGGGCGGCCGCCGCGGTGCCCGCGCCGAACAGGCCGATGAAGTAGCCCTCGGTGCGGCGGGCCGGTGCCCGCTCCACCACCACCGGCTCCCAGCCGGCCCGCCGCAGGCTGATCGCGGTGGAAAGGCCGCTGATGCCCAGGCCGACGACCAGCGCGCGGCGACCGTTCCCGGTACTTGTGATCACGACCCCCACCGAATCCGGAAAATTGTTTTCACCGCCTTTCTAGCGAGTTCGGCGAATGGTCGTCAAGCCGCTCATTCGCGAACTACAAATCTTTGTCAGACAATGCGGAGTTCCATGAGCGCCGCTTCGACACCGGTGTCACTCTCCCCGACCGGCTTCCACAGTCCGGCCGCCACGTCGTAGGTCTTGGACTGGCCACTGGCCGCGGTGAGCTTGGCGGTGAGGTTCTTGTCCCCGCCGTAGATCAGGTAGACGCTCGGGACCTGCATGCTCAGGTAACCGGTGGCGCCGACCGCGCGGAAGCAGACGTCGCCGGCGGCCCGGCTGCGCAGCTGGATCAACGTGGGCCCACCGCAGTCGGCCAGTGCGATGTGGCCGTCCCCCCGGCCGAGCACGATGCCGCGCTCGGCGAGGATCTCCTCGGCGTTGGGGTGGACGAAGTCCTCGACCAGGGACCCGGGCGCGTCGGCGGGGGCGGCGGGGGCGGCCGCGGCCGGGGACGCCGCGCCGGTCCCGGCGAGCCCGGCGGCCCCGGCCACCGCGGCCGCGGCCAGCACGGCGGTCAGCGCGACCTTGACGCCCGGGGGCAGCGTGAATGAGGGCATGGTTCTTTTCCTTCGGGATAGGTGCAACGCAGAAGTTCGAACACCGGCCAGAATGCCATTGCCGGGACCCGGCTGGCGATAAGCCATTCGGCCGATTGCCGCCGGGAGCACGGCTGCTACCTTCATTCCGCCCGGATGGGCGTTCACTTTTCAATTCTCTGACATTTCTGCCTCATTGTGCTGCCCAAATCAGCGAGAGGAATGGGCTGGTGCGTGTTAGAAGATCACTGAGACGGGGCCTGGCCGCCCCGCTGGCGGCGTTGACCGCCCTGTCCCTGCTGGTGGCCCCGGCCGCCGCCGACCCACCGCCGTCGGCACAGAGCGTGCTGACCGACCGCGCGGTGACCCTGTCCATCCTGAAGTCCGGCGGGCCGGGCGTGGCCAGGGCCGCGGGCACCGCGCTCGCGGGCACCGACGAGGACGTGCGCACGTTCCTCGCCACCGGGTTCGCCGTGGCCGAGGAGAACGACCTGCGGGTCCGCGTCGGGCAGATGCTCGCCGAGGGCGGGCCCGGTGTGCGCCAGGCCGCGCAGACCGCGCTCGGCGGCTCGGCCGAGACCCTGCGCACGTTTCTCGCCTCGGGCTGGCAACGCCCGTGGGAGGACGACATGCGCGTGCAGATCGCGCAGCTGATCAACTCGGGCGGCCCCGGGGTGAAGGCGGCCGCGCAGCGCGCGCTCAACGGCACCGTGCAGCAGCTGATGACCTTTCTCGGCACCGGCCGCCAGAGCGCGCAGGACGACGACGACCGGGTGCGGGTCGGGCAGATCATGAACGCCGGCGGCCCGGCGGTGAACCGGGCCGCGCAGGCCGCGCTCAACGGGTCCATCGAGGACGTGCGCGCGTTCCTGCTCGACGGTTACCTGGTCGCCGCCGCCCGCGACCACGAGACGCTCTCCGTCGCGCAGCTGGCGGATCTGGCCAAGGAGGCGGGGACGCAGGCCGCGCAGCAGACCGAGATCGCCAGGGACGCCTCCAGCAAGGCGGTGGAAGCGGCGCGGTTGGCCAAGGAAGCAGGCGAGACGGCGGCCCGTGAGGCGGCCGCGGCCCGGGATTCGGCGATCAAGGCGGGCAACGCGGCCGGCCGGGCCGCCGGCGCCGCCGGGCGCGCCGCGCAGGCGGTCGCAGGCCGGTGCGGCGTCGCGGGCGGCCAACGACGCGGCCCGCGTGGCCGCCAACGCGGCCGGGCAGGCGTCGCACGCGGCGTCGCTGGCCAGCCAGACCGCGGCCAAGGCGCGGAAGGCGGCCAGGCCGCGGCCGGGGACCGGCAGCACGCCCAGCCGCGCGGCAGGCCTCGGTGGAGGCCCATCGCGTGGCACAGGACGCGAGGGTGGCCGCGCAGGCCGCGGACGCCGCGGTCACCGCGGCGAACGCGGCGGCCGGGGGCGCGCAACCGGGATCGGCCGCGGCGAACGCCACCGCCGCGGCCGACGCGCCGGCGGCGCAGGCGGGCGCAACGCCCAGGCAGGCGGGCGCCAGCGCCGAAGAAGCCAGGCGGGCGGGCGAACGCGCACGCCAGGCGGCCGCGGAAGCGACCCGCGCGGCGAACGTGGCCAAGGCCATCGCCCAGGAGGCGGCGGCCGCGGCGGCCGAGTCACGGGACGCGGCGAACCAGGCCGCGCAGCACGCCTCCGCCGCCGGTGACGCGGCCTACCAGGCCTACCTGCACGCCGGCGAGTCCGCCGGGCAGGCCGACAAGGCACAGGCCGCGGCGGACGCCGCCGACCTCGCCGCGGACCAGGCCGAAGCGGCGGCGAACTCGGCGGGCAAGGTCAGCGCGCTCGCGCGCAAGGCCGACGCCGAACGCCTGCTCAGCCAGCAGAACAAGCAGATACAGGAGGCGCAGGCGGCCAAGCAGGCCGAGGCCGACCGGGCGGCCGCGGCCGCGTGGGAAGCCGGGCAGCAGGCCAGATTGAACGCCGAAGCGCAGCGCCTGCTCGACGAGGCCAGGAATCCCGCGACCGCGCCGGCCGTGGTGGTCTCGAACGGCCGGAAGGTGGCCGTGCGGCTGCACCAGACCGGTGGTCCCTGGGTGCGGCAGGCCGCGGAGTTCGCGCTGACCGGGACCGAGACCGACGTCACCGAGTTCGTGCGGACCGCGCTGGCCGTGGCCACCGAACGCGACGACCGGGCGAGCACGGGCGCGATCGCGGACTCCACCGCGAAACCGGCCCAGCGGGCCGCCGCGCTGACCGCGATGGCCGGAAACCACGACCAGGTCAAGGAATTCCTGCGCACCCGGTACTACCCGGGCAAGGACGACGACGACCGGATCGAACTGGCCCGCATCATGAACGAAGGCGGCCCGGGCGTGCGGCAGGGCGCCCAGCGGGCGCTCAGCGGCACCATCGAACAGGTCCGCGAGTTCCTGGCGACCGGGCAGCACACCGCGCGGCGCGCCGACGACGCGGTGCTCGTCGGCCAGGCGCTCAACACCGGCGGGCCCGAGGTGAAGGCCGCCGCGCAGGCCGCGCTGTCCGGACCGGACTCGTACGTGCGCACGTTCGTCACCTCCGGGATCCCCCGTGCCCAGCAGCGCGATGCCGACACCGCGGCGCACGTGGCCGAGATCGGCGGCTACCTCGCCGCGGCGTCGAGGTCGGCCGCGGGGGCCAGGCAGGACGCGTTCACCGCGCTGAGCTACGCGGCGACCGCCCGGCAGGCGGCCAACGAGGCCGCCGAGTACGCCAACCAGGCCACCGCGTCGGCCGAACGGGCCCGGCAGTTCGCCGCGCAGGCGGCGGCCTCGGCCGACCAGGCGGAACGGTCGGCGGCCGACGCCGCCCGGTCCGCGCAGCTGGCCAGGGAGGCCGAAGCGGCGGCGCACCGCAGCGCGAGCCAGGCACAGCAGTCGGTCATCCACGCGCAGGACTCCGCCACCAGGGCGGACCAGTCGGCGAACTCGGCGAAGGCGGCCGCCGACCGGGCCCGGGCGGACGCGATCGCGGCGGGCGAGTCCGCCGCCGACGCGGCCAGGCTGGCGCGCGAAGCCGCCGACCGGGCCGCCGAGCTCGAACGGCAGGAGGCGGAAGCCCGCAGGCGGGCCGAGGACGAGGCCCGCAAGCCCGAACCAGCGCCGGGTCAGCCGGCTCGCCCCGACGACCCGAACTACGAAGCCGCCAAGCGGAACTTCTTCGGCGGGGCCCCGGCCGACGGGGCGCACAAGGTGTGGGACACCAACGCCAGGATGCCCGGGCGCGGGATCATCATGATGCGGTTCTTCATCCACAGCGACGACGCGGCCTTCGGCCTGCTCGACGGGGACGACCGCGGTTTCTCGATGGATCCCGGCGCCTCGTCCCGCATCATCGCGGCCTGGGACACCGACACCGGCAAGGTCAGCTACACCGTCACGAAGTCCACCAAGGAGGGCGGCTACATCTGGTCGCCCGGTGGCGCGGTCCGCGTACCCGACCGCGTCTACCCGGCCCATCCGATCACCCCGGGCGGGGACAACGACCTGCGGGTGCGGATCCAGCAGGAGGGCTACCTGGCCGCGGACTACACCGGGCTCAACGGCCTGCTGCCGTTGTTCCAGGTCAACGGCCGGGTCGAGGTCAAGATCGACAGCCAGGTCGGCACCAAGAGCTACATCGGTGGCGACGACTACCCGGACTTCGAGGTGGTCCAGTACTGGAAGAACGAGGCCCCGCGCAGCCTCGGCACCGACGAGATGAGCGCGCTGCAGGGGGTCGCGAGCGCGCCGCTGATGGGCCACCGCTCGGTGTCGTGGCTCAACGGCCAGCCCGCCTAGTCCCGATCCACGAACTCTGGGGAATGGAAACCATGAGGAACAGAAGGAACACCAGAACCGCGGTGGCGGCGCTGACCGCCGCCGCGGCGGCCGCGGCCGTCCTGGCCACCCCGGCCGCCGCGGTCAGCGGGGGCACGCCCACCGGTGACTACGGTGACCCGCACTGGGCCACCGCGCGGATCACCATCGGGGACAACTTCCGGGCCTGCTCGGGCACGCTGGTCT harbors:
- a CDS encoding ALF repeat-containing protein, with the protein product MAQDARVAAQAADAAVTAANAAAGGAQPGSAAANATAAADAPAAQAGATPRQAGASAEEARRAGERARQAAAEATRAANVAKAIAQEAAAAAAESRDAANQAAQHASAAGDAAYQAYLHAGESAGQADKAQAAADAADLAADQAEAAANSAGKVSALARKADAERLLSQQNKQIQEAQAAKQAEADRAAAAAWEAGQQARLNAEAQRLLDEARNPATAPAVVVSNGRKVAVRLHQTGGPWVRQAAEFALTGTETDVTEFVRTALAVATERDDRASTGAIADSTAKPAQRAAALTAMAGNHDQVKEFLRTRYYPGKDDDDRIELARIMNEGGPGVRQGAQRALSGTIEQVREFLATGQHTARRADDAVLVGQALNTGGPEVKAAAQAALSGPDSYVRTFVTSGIPRAQQRDADTAAHVAEIGGYLAAASRSAAGARQDAFTALSYAATARQAANEAAEYANQATASAERARQFAAQAAASADQAERSAADAARSAQLAREAEAAAHRSASQAQQSVIHAQDSATRADQSANSAKAAADRARADAIAAGESAADAARLAREAADRAAELERQEAEARRRAEDEARKPEPAPGQPARPDDPNYEAAKRNFFGGAPADGAHKVWDTNARMPGRGIIMMRFFIHSDDAAFGLLDGDDRGFSMDPGASSRIIAAWDTDTGKVSYTVTKSTKEGGYIWSPGGAVRVPDRVYPAHPITPGGDNDLRVRIQQEGYLAADYTGLNGLLPLFQVNGRVEVKIDSQVGTKSYIGGDDYPDFEVVQYWKNEAPRSLGTDEMSALQGVASAPLMGHRSVSWLNGQPA
- a CDS encoding FAD-dependent monooxygenase, with amino-acid sequence MITSTGNGRRALVVGLGISGLSTAISLRRAGWEPVVVERAPARRTEGYFIGLFGAGTAAAARLGFLGDLADRASRDGSIHEVDRSGRGRRCVGFHELPGTPRVLLRGDVEAAAYRALPPGVAIRFATVPTAIEQDPDGVEVTLRDTATGRSGTERFDLVVGADGVRSAVRALAFGPAGVHVRRLNYMVGAVKLARPVPGFRPGDGAVLAEVGRSMWLFPFTGTTPAALFSYRTTDVAAEFTAPPIDRLRAAFGPEPPGALLEAVFAEYERAERPLFDSAEQIRLDRWHRGRVVLLGDSAWCMTLYSGMGASTGMAAAQLLGTLLARYPVADALDRWERRLRPFVAYHQREAVRQRQFFTPASRLERVARSTVLCGLKSPRSGGFFRWLLDTTAGKAQRMKAMDISAAGAPETVG
- a CDS encoding response regulator transcription factor — protein: MARILYTDDDPDRTSAVVTSLRQRGFEVSKVDDESAVVAWAPFADVVVLDLDLPALNGYEACRRIRAACAVPVIGTAEHDSDLDRVLGLCSGLSAFLPKPFDARQLLQRVHAASGRGGPRPDEIVHGPLRVTPQRREVRVGERPVELTRKEFDLLHLLAAEPGRVFTRREIMYVVWNDEWAQSSRTIDTHVSSLRGKLGLTSVIHTVRGVGFRMGFAEQLRPFSASA